One part of the Ziziphus jujuba cultivar Dongzao chromosome 2, ASM3175591v1 genome encodes these proteins:
- the LOC107418823 gene encoding multiple organellar RNA editing factor 1, mitochondrial: MALSSLRLRRTLTSLSTLRRSLAAASSSVSAPPLLHLHDSVQSPLASPVQSRVQLLQSRRFRSSAMSLLSSRSAYNSSNNRSDEIGPDTILFEGCDYNHWLIVMDFPKDQKISPEEMVRTYEETCAKGLNISVEEAKKKMYACSTTTYVGFQAVMTEEESEKFHDLPGVVFVLPDSYIDPQNKEYGGDKYINGTIIPRPPPVQYGRQTGRYRDRNRYPDQPRYDRQGGPMPNQQGNPPYGNQGSMQGGGRNYGNQQNYPPQQNYGTPAQGDRRDPMPMNAPQGRDPYQPGRGGPVPSYQGNYNQGDPGNYQNFPQGDQRNSAPRTRQGD; encoded by the exons ATGGCGCTTAGCTCACTTCGTCTCCGCCGAACCCTAACCTCCTTATCTACTCTCCGTCGCTCTCTCGCCGCGGCTTCTTCATCAGTCTCGGCTCCTCCTCTTCTTCATCTCCACGATTCCGTACAATCACCGCTTGCTTCGCCGGTTCAGTCTCGTGTCCAGCTCCTTCAATCTCGTAGGTTCAGGTCGTCTGCGATGTCGCTACTGTCCTCCCGATCGGCGTACAATAGCAGTAACAACCGGAGCGATGAAATTGGACCCGATACGATACTTTTCGAAGGTTGCGATTATAACCACTGGCTAATCGTCATGGATTTCCCTAAGGATCAAAAGATTTCTCCTGAAGAGATGGTTCGCACGTACGAAGAGACTTGTGCCAAGGGCTTGAACATCAG TGTTGAAgaggcaaaaaagaaaatgtatgcTTGTAGCACAACGACTTATGTAGGATTTCAAGCTGTGATGACAGAAGAAGAGTCAGAAAAGTTTCATG ATTTACCTGGGGTAGTTTTTGTACTGCCGGATTCGTACATTGACCCACAGAACAAGGAGTATggag GGGATAAATACATTAACGGAACAATCATACCAAGACCACCTCCTGTTCAGTATGGCAGGCAGACAGGAAGATATCGTGATCGCAACAGGTACCCGGACCAACCAAGATATGATCGGCAAGGAGGACCAATGCCAAACCAGCAAGGGAATCCACCATATGGTAATCAGGGGTCGATGCAAGGAGGTGGAAGGAATTATGGGAATCAACAGAATTATCCCCCTCAACAAAATTATGGTACGCCAGCACAAGGAGATAGAAGAGATCCAATGCCAATGAATGCTCCACAGGGACGAGATCCTTACCAGCCAGGTAGAGGAGGTCCCGTGCCTTCATATCAGGGCAATTACAACCAAGGGGACCCGGGAAATTATCAGAACTTCCCACAAGGAGATCAGAGAAACTCTGCACCTCGTACTAGGCAAGGAGATTAG
- the LOC132800567 gene encoding protein DETOXIFICATION 2-like — protein sequence MEREVNNPTLSTPLIQVCDENGPENGIEISHGRSKIPDEVKKQLWPAGPLISVSLLIYSLQMISVMFVGHLGELSLSGASMATSFASVTLFSLLVIFTYCFEFLEELFNEDSAFIIAEIASQPTIIFIG from the exons ATGGAGAGAGAGGTCAACAACCCAACTTTAAGCACGCCATTGATTCAAGTTTGTGATGAGAATGGACCTGAAAATGGAATAGAGATAAGTCACGGTAGAAGTAAGATTCCTGACGAAGTAAAGAAACAGTTATGGCCAGCAGGGCCTTTGATATCAGTGAGCCTGTTGATTTATTCATTGCAGATGATATCTGTGATGTTTGTGGGTCATCTTGGTGAGCTATCTTTATCTGGTGCTTCCATGGCTACTTCCTTCGCATCAGTGACTTTGTTTAGCTTGCTG GTGATTTTTACTTACTGCTTTGAATTCCTGGAGGAACTGTTCAATGAAGACTCAGCTTTTATTATAGCTGAGATTGCTTCCCAACCAACCATAATTTTCATTGGTTGA